Proteins found in one Panicum hallii strain FIL2 chromosome 4, PHallii_v3.1, whole genome shotgun sequence genomic segment:
- the LOC112889849 gene encoding uncharacterized protein LOC112889849, with translation MVVARPALAMAAVLLLCAGRGAALHLCTDRLFNDTQGRHDDGLPHLTPTEEATWMALLPRRLRGGGGARAEFDWLALYRSLTRGGGEEGGRPPGPGELLSPAPLHDVRLDAGSPSPSSMYWRAQQTNLEYLLYLDPDRLTWTFRRQAGLPTVGDPYGGWEAPGGQLCGHFAGHYLSASAHMWASTRNRTLRERMARVVDVLHGCQKKMGTGYLGAYPDTMFDAYEQLDEAWSPYYTTHKIMQGLLDQYTLAGNRKGLDVVVWMADYFGNRVKNLIQNYTIQRHWEAMNEETGGFNDVMYQLYTITKDQKHLTMAHLFDKPCFLGPLGLRKDDISGLHVNSHLPVLVGAQKRYEVIGDNLYKDISMYLFDVVNSSHTFATGGTSTMERWHDPKRLVDEIKISSNEETCATYNLLKVSRNLFRWTKEAKYADHYERLLINGIMGNQRGTQPGVMLYFLPMGPGRSKSVSGQPPSGLPPMNPGGWGGPNDTFWCCYGTGIESFSKLGDSIYFVEEGKTPGLYIIQYIPSIFEWKSAGLTVKQQAKTLFSTDTYFEVSLTISAKGDAQLAKVSVRIPSWTSIDDATATLNDQKLNLTGTGSSSNGSFLTVTKHWDEDTLTLKFPITLRTEAIKDDRPEYASIQAVLFGPHLLAGLTHGNLPVTDSNHSNDGLTPGIWEVNATNASSVAGWVTPLASGSLNLQLVTLTQSTGGRTLVLSVSIADGRLAMQEKPAAGTDACVHATFRVYGPAVASGGGVEGPNMTIEPFDRPGMAVTNALAVGRPGGGRDTLFNAVPGLDGAPGLDGAPGSVSLELGTRPGCFVTAPAAASGGANDTRVGVRCRGDGDDEAASFARAAPLRRYHPLSFAARGAERGFLLEPLRSLQDEFYTVYFSLVSG, from the exons ATGGTGGTGGCTCGGCCGGCATTGgccatggcggcggtgctgctgcTGTGCGCGGGTCGCGGCGCGGCGCTGCACCTGTGCACGGACCGGCTGTTCAACGACACGCAGGGGCGGCACGACGACGGGCTCCCGCACCTCACCCCGACGGAGGAGGCCACGTGGATGGCGCTGCTCCCGCGCaggctccgcggcggcggcggcgcccgcgctGAGTTCGACTGGCTGGCGCTCTACCGCAGCCtcacgcgcggcggcggggaggagggcgGCAGGCCGCCGGGCCCGGGGGAGCTGctgtcgccggcgccgctgCACGACGTCCGCCTCGATGCCGGCTCGCCGTCGCCCTCGTCCATGTACTGGCGGGCGCAGCAGACCAACCTCGAGTACCTGCTCTACCTCGACCCCGACCGCCTCACCTGGACCTTCCGCCGCCAGGCTGGCCTGCCCACCGTCGGTGACCCCTACGGTGGGTGGGAGGCGCCCGGCGGCCAGCTCTGCGGCCACTTCGCAGGGCACTACCTGAGCGCGAGCGCGCACATGTGGGCGAGCACGCGCAACCGCACCCTCAGGGAGCGGATGGCGAGGGTGGTGGACGTCCTCCACGGTTGCCAGAAGAAGATGGGCACGGGCTACCTCGGGGCGTACCCCGACACCATGTTCGACGCGTACGAGCAGCTGGACGAGGCGTGGTCGCCGTATTACACCACACACAAG ATAATGCAGGGACTTCTTGACCAGTATACTCTAGCTGGGAATAGAAAAGGTCTTGATGTGGTGGTGTGGATGgccgactacttcggcaaccgCGTGAAGAATCTGATACAGAACTACACTATCCAGAGGCATTGGGAGGCAATGAACGAAGAGACCGGTGGATTCAACGATGTCATGTACCAGCTGTATACTATAACA AAAGACCAGAAGCATTTGACGATGGCTCATCTTTTCGATAAACCATGCTTCCTTGGACCTCTCGGTCTTCGG AAGGATGACATATCAGGTTTGCATGTTAATTCCCATCTCCCTGTCCTAGTTGGCGCACAGAAGAGATATGAAGTCATCGGCGACAATCTTTACAAG GACATCTCGATGTACTTGTTTGATGTGGTAAACTCTTCTCATACATTTGCAACAGGAGGCACATCTACCATGGAACGCTG GCATGACCCAAAGCGACTGGTGGATGAGATCAAGATCAGCTCGAACGAAGAGACCTGCGCCACCTACAACCTCCTCAAG GTGTCACGGAACCTGTTCCGGTGGACGAAGGAAGCCAAGTATGCAGACCACTACGAGAGGCTACTCATCAACGGGATCATGGGCAACCAGAGAGGAACACAACCTGGAGTCATGCTGTATTTCCTTCCCATGGGGCCTGGCCGATCCAAGAGTGTCAGCGGACAGCCACCCTCGGGCCTTCCCCCAATGAACCCAGGGGGTTGGGGAGGTCCAAATGACACCTTCTGGTGCTGCTATGGAACAG GGATAGAGTCTTTCTCAAAGCTAGGAGATTCCATTTATTTCGTGGAGGAGGGTAAAACGCCAGGACTCTACATTATCCAGTACATACCGAGCATTTTCGAATGGAAATCCGCAGGTCTCACTGTCAAGCAGCAGGCCAAAACTCTCTTCTCAACGGatacttattttgaagtttcTCTCACCATTTCTGCAAAG GGAGACGCCCAACTGGCAAAGGTGAGCGTGAGGATCCCATCGTGGACATCCATAGATGACGCAACAGCGACTCTGAATGACCAAAAGCTCAACCTGACAGGCACTGGCAGCTCCAGTAATG GTAGTTTCCTCACAGTGACCAAGCACTGGGATGAAGACACCTTGACCCTGAAATTCCCCATCACCCTTAGAACTGAGGCAATCAAAG ATGACAGGCCGGAGTACGCATCCATCCAGGCAGTGCTGTTCGGGCCGCACCTCCTCGCCGGCCTGACGCACGGCAACCTGCCGGTGACGGACAGCAACCACTCCAACGACGGGCTGACCCCGGGCATCTGGGAAGTGAACGCCACCAACGCCTCTTCCGTCGCCGGCTGGGTCACCCCGCTCGCATCCGGGTCGCTCAACCTGCAGCTGGTCACCCTGACCCAGAGCACCGGCGGTCGGACGCTCGTCCTGTCGGTGTCGATCGCCGACGGGAGGCTGGCGATGCAGGAGAAGCCCGCCGCCGGGACCGACGCGTGCGTGCACGCCACGTTCCGCGTCTACGGCCCCGCCgtcgccagcggcggcggggtggaaGGGCCGAACATGACGATCGAGCCGTTCGACCGGCCGGGCATGGCGGTCACCAAcgccctcgccgtcggccgccCGGGTGGCGGCCGGGACACGCTGTTCAACGCCGTGCCGGGACTCGACGGCGCGCCGGGCCTCGACGGCGCGCCGGGCTCGGTGTCCCTGGAGCTAGGCACCCGGCCGGGGTGCTTCGTGACGGCGCCCGCAGCGGCGTCCGGCGGCGCGAACGACACGCGGGTCGGCGTCAGGTGCCGGGGCGACGGCGATGACGAGGCTGCGAGCTtcgcgcgggcggcgccgctGAGGCGGTACCACCCGCTGAGCttcgcggcgcgcggcgcggagcGGGGCTTCCTGCTGGAGCCGCTGCGGAGCCTCCAGGACGAGTTCTACACCGTCTACTTCAGCCTCGTCTCCGGCTAG
- the LOC112890738 gene encoding uncharacterized protein LOC112890738, whose product MAAPWRAAWAAVMVMAAAAAAVSAKECTNIPTQLSSHTVRARLQASPGAAEWRLRELFHDHLNPTDEAAWMDLMPPPRGGLPAAAGGHDHEEFDWAVLYRSLKGQLPGGGGGGASPASAAAAGPFLEEVSLHDVRLDPDGDAAYGRAQRTNLEYLLLLDPDRLVWSFRTQAGLPAPGEPYGGWEGPDVELRGHFVGHYLSAAAKMWASTGNATLAGRMSAVVGALRECQRAAGTGYLSAFPAEFFDRFEAVRPVWAPYYTVHKIMQGLLDQHVVAGDGRALGMVAAMADYFAGRVRNVIRRYSVERHWASLNEETGGMNDVLYQLYTITNDQRHLVLAHLFDKPCFLGLLAVQADSLSDFHANTHIPVVVGGQMRYEVTGDPLYKEIATFFMDTVNSSHAYATGGTSVSEFWSDPKRLAGALTTETEESCTTYNMLKVSRHLFRWTKEIAYADYYERALINGVLSIQRGRDPGVMIYMLPQGPGRSKARSYHGWGTQFNSFWCCYGTGIESFSKLGDSIYFEEKGERPALYIIQFIPSTFNWRTAGLTVIQKLEPLSSSDQYLQVSLSISAKTNSQFATLNVRIPSWTSLSGAKVTLNDKDMELTSPGTFLTISKQWDSGDRLSLQLPIHLRTEAIKDDRPEYASIQAILFGPFLFAGLTTGDWDAKTGGATAAPSDWITPVPPESDPQLVTLVQESSGKAFVLSAVNGSLTMQERPKDSGGTDAAVHATFRLIPHPQGGASATNSTASVTLEPFDMPGMVVTDKLTVSAEKSSGALLDVVPGLDGSPGSVSLELRARPGCFLVGGGEKVQVVCGGVRKRGGDGGTGFRRAASFVRSEPLRRYHPMSFAARGVRRNFLLEPLFTLRDEFYTVYFNLGS is encoded by the exons ATggcggcgccgtggcgcgcggcgtgggcggcAGTGATggtcatggcggcggcggcggcggcggtgagcgcGAAGGAGTGCACCAACATCCCGACGCAGCTGTCGTCGCACACGGTGCGGGCGCGGCTGCAGGCGTCCCCGGGGGCGGCGGAGTGGCGGCTGCGCGAGCTGTTCCACGACCACCTCAACCCCACCGACGAGGCCGCGTGGATGGACCTCATGCCACCGCCGCGCGGGGGgctgcccgccgccgcggggggcCATGACCATGAGGAGTTCGACTGGGCGGTGCTGTACCGGTCGCTCAAGGGCCAGctgccgggcggcggcggaggcggcgcgtcgccggcctccgccgccgcagcagggCCGTTCCTGGAGGAAGTGTCCCTCCACGACGTGCGGCTGGACCCCGACGGCGACGCGGCGTACGGGCGCGCGCAGCGGACCAACCTCGAGtacctgctgctgctggacCCCGACCGCCTCGTGTGGAGCTTCCGGACCCAGGCGGGGCTGCCGGCGCCGGGGGAGCCCTACGGCGGCTGGGAGGGCCCCGACGTCGAGCTCCGGGGCCACTTCGTCG GGCACTACCTGAGCGCGGCGGCCAAGATGTGGGCGAGCACGGGCAACGCCACGCTCGCCGGGAGGATGTCGGCGGTGGTGGGCGCGCTGCGCGAGTGCCAGCGCGCCGCCGGCACGGGCTACCTCTCCGCCTTCCCCGCCGAGTTCTTCGACCGCTTCGAGGCCGTCAGGCCCGTCTGGGCGCCCTACTACACCGTGCACAAGATCATGCAGGGCCTCCTCGACCAGCACGTCGTGGCCGGCGACGGCAGGGCGCTGGGGATGGTGGCCGCCATGGCCGACTACTTCGCCGGCCGCGTCAGGAACGTCATCCGGAGGTACAGCGTCGAGCGACACTGGGCGTCGCTCAACGAGGAGACCGGCGGGATGAACGACGTGCTCTACCAGCTCTACACCATCACG AATGATCAGAGGCATCTGGTGCTCGCACATCTTTTCGACAAGCCATGCTTCCTGGGGTTGCTTGCAGTGCag GCTGACAGTCTTTCAGATTTCCATGCCAACACGCATATTCCGGTTGTCGTCGGTGGGCAAATGCGCTATGAAGTTACAGGTGATCCTCTTTACAAG GAAATTGCAACGTTCTTCATGGACACAGTGAATTCTTCCCACGCATATGCGACTGGCGGCACATCTGTCAGTGAATTCTG GTCTGATCCAAAGCGTTTAGCTGGTGCTCTGACAACCGAGACAGAGGAGTCCTGCACAACTTACAATATGCTCAAG GTGTCGCGCCATCTATTCAGATGGACGAAGGAAATCGCGTACGCAGACTACTACGAGCGAGCGCTGATCAACGGTGTCCTGAGCATCCAGAGAGGCAGGGATCCCGGTGTGATGATCTACATGTTGCCACAGGGCCCCGGGAGATCAAAGGCAAGGAGCTACCATGGTTGGGGAACACAGTTTAACTCATTCTGGTGCTGCTATGGCACTG GGATAGAATCCTTCTCCAAACTGGGGGATTCCATCTACTTTGAGGAAAAAGGTGAAAGACCAGCACTGTACATTATTCAGTTCATACCGAGCACGTTCAACTGGAGAACGGCAGGCCTTACTGTCATCCAGAAACTGGAGCCTCTCAGCTCATCAGATCAGTATCTTCAGGTCTCACTCTCCATATCTGCAAAG ACAAACAGTCAGTTTGCCACATTGAACGTGAGAATACCATCATGGACATCTTTGAGTGGTGCAAAGGTAACTTTGAATGACAAAGATATGGAATTAACATCACCAG GGACGTTCCTCACGATTAGCAAGCAGTGGGATAGTGGTGATCGCTTGTCACTCCAGTTACCTATCCACCTACGGACTGAAGCGATAAAAG ATGATCGGCCGGAGTACGCATCTATCCAAGCAATCCTGTTTGGACCGTTCCTCTTCGCTGGCCTCACCACCGGAGACTGGGACGCCAAGAccggcggcgccaccgccgcgcccTCCGACTGGATCACCCCCGTCCCTCCGGAGTCCGACCCCCAGTTGGTGACCCTCGTGCAAGAGTCCAGCGGCAAGGCTTTCGTGCTCTCCGCCGTGAACGGCTCCCTGACGATGCAGGAGCGGCCCAAAGACAGCGGCGGCACAGACGCCGCCGTCCACGCAACGTTCAGACTCATCCCCCACCCCCAGGGCGGTGCCAGCGCCACGAACTCGACGGCCTCCGTGACGCTCGAGCCGTTCGACATGCCGGGGATGGTGGTCACGGACAAGCTCACGGTGTCCGCGGAGAAGAGCTCGGGTGCGCTGCTCGACGTCGTGCCGGGGCTCGACGGTAGCCCAGGCTCGGTGTCCCTCGAGCTGAGGGCCAGACCGGGGTGCTTCttggtcggcggcggcgagaaggTCCAGGTCGTCTGTGGCGGTGTCCGGAaacgcggcggcgacggcggcaccggGTTCCGGCGGGCGGCGAGCTTCGTGCGGTCCGAGCCGCTGCGGCGGTACCACCCGATGAGCTTCGCCGCCAGGGGGGTGCGGAGGAACTTCCTCCTGGAGCCATTGTTCACCTTAAGGGACGAGTTCTACACCGTCTACTTCAACCTCGGATCCTGA
- the LOC112890215 gene encoding protein gamma response 1 isoform X1, translating into MEGKVPAVDFGGDASGDAVDDLKYISGLSTILVATIQEVKDQVSQMEFIFCSQLFPHIQAKVKLFQARLADAMKTNEDEWRKREASLVSQLEELSSGKRQAEERLLRVGNSLEEMKGKLVESERLAARHEAEKKQLLGRLEDEMRKGEVVRRLQREIEEKDAEVAREREAHQRLLQQVDLKDKDLLLEQSKRRDLIEDYTQLKTNYKNLKSQYTFLLGKIGQNEGSKSHVDIPLDKRNTGSPPSKRKLKDLEHTNKESIQVVSMTRDLKNDSAPGAKAQAAQHASSVRNPFRNTRLALPSGPTIPLPKKAASNSKLEALSSIASPSLHWRETRARKEPGVADPHDDFLDTPLEALRNPATPEEAQALAASPPQDMEFNNSDDETQDMNNATQGLKNIPSMPAPKQQSTIQVQPPKKDFKYRESVRKKADRENLKGVECKQCKKFYDAVLPDDRANGDGAGSTSLRCEHHDGVSRHRYRYAPPLTPEGFWNIGFESEM; encoded by the exons ATGGAGGGGAAGGTGCCGGCCGTCGATTTCGGCGGCGATGCTTCCGGCGACGCGGTGGATGATCTCAAGTACATCTCCGGGCTGAGCACCATTCTCGTGGCCACCATCCAGGAGGTGAAGGACCAGGTCTCCCAGATGGAGTTCATCTTCTGCAGCCAGCTCTTCCCGCACATCCAGGCGAAGGTGAAGCTCTTCCAGGCGCGTCTCGCCGACGCGATGAAGACCAATGAGGATGAGTGGAGGAAGAGGGAGGCCAGCCTAGTGAGCCAGCTGGAGGAGCTGAGCAGCGGGAAGCGACAAGCGGAGGAGAGGCTGCTGCGGGTGGGGAACTCTCTTGAGGAGATGAAGGGGAAGCTTGTGGAGTCGGAGCGATTGGCTGCAAGGCATGAGGCTGAGAAGAAACAGCTTCTGGGGAGGTTGGAGGATGAGATGAGGAAAGGTGAGGTGGTTCGTCGGCTCCAGAGGGAGATTGAGGAGAAGGACGCTGAGGTGGCCAGGGAGCGAGAGGCACATCAACGGCTGCTGCAGCAGGTTGACCTGAAGGATAAGGATCTGCTTCTGGAGCAGAGTAAGCGAAGGGACTTGATTGAGGATTACACTCAGCTGAAGACGAACTACAAGAACTTGAAGTCCCAGTACACCTTTCTTCTTGGAAAGATTGGCCAGAATGAAGGCTCCAAGTCTCATGTAGACATCCCTTTAGATAAAAGAAACACTGGAAGTCCTCCAAGTAAGAGAAAGCTCAAAG ATTTGGAGCACACAAACAAGGAGAGCATCCAGGTTGTTTCCATGACAAGAGACCTGAAGAATGACTCTGCTCCAGGTGCCAAAGCCCAAGCTGCCCAGCATGCCAGTTCAGTCAGGAATCCATTCAGGAATACACGCCTTGCCCTGCCATCTGGCCCAACTATTCCACTGCCAAAAAAAGCTGCCAGCAATTCAAAATTAGAAGCTTTATCCAGCATTGCCAGCCCAAGTCTACACTGGAGAGAGACCCGTGCACGCAAAGAACCAGGCGTTGCTGATCCACATGATGATTTCCTTGATACACCTCTGGAGGCTCTGAGGAATCCTGCAACTCCAGAAGAAGCACAAGCTCTTGCCGCCTCTCCTCCTCAAGACATGGAATTCAACAATTCAGATGATGAAACTCAAGATATGAATAATGCAACTCAAGGCCTGAAGAACATTCCCAGCATGCCTGCTCCCAAGCAGCAAAGCACGATACAAGTACAGCCACCGAAGAAAGACTTCAAATACAGAGAATCGGTAAGAAAGAAAGCTGATCGGGAGAACCTGAAAGGTGTCGAGTGCAAGCAGTGCAAGAAGTTCTATGATGCTGTTCTTCCCGATGACCGTGCAAACGGTGATGGTGCAGGGTCTACCAGCTTGCGATGTGAGCATCATGATGGTGTGTCCAGACATCGGTACAGGTATGCCCCACCTTTGACGCCGGAAGGGTTTTGGAACATTGGGTTTGAATCAGAAATGTAG
- the LOC112890215 gene encoding protein gamma response 1 isoform X2, translated as MEGKVPAVDFGGDASGDAVDDLKYISGLSTILVATIQEVKDQVSQMEFIFCSQLFPHIQAKVKLFQARLADAMKTNEDEWRKREASLVSQLEELSSGKRQAEERLLRVGNSLEEMKGKLVESERLAARHEAEKKQLLGRLEDEMRKGEVVRRLQREIEEKDAEVAREREAHQRLLQQVDLKDKDLLLEQSKRRDLIEDYTQLKTNYKNLKSQYTFLLGKIGQNEGSKSHVDIPLDKRNTGSPPSKRKLKDLEHTNKESIQVVSMTRDLKNDSAPGAKAQAAQHASSVRNPFRNTRLALPSGPTIPLPKKAASNSKLEALSSIASPSLHWRETRARKEPGVADPHDDFLDTPLEALRNPATPEEAQALAASPPQDMEFNNSDDETQDMNNATQGLKNIPSMPAPKQQSTIQVQPPKKDFKYRESGLPACDVSIMMVCPDIGTGMPHL; from the exons ATGGAGGGGAAGGTGCCGGCCGTCGATTTCGGCGGCGATGCTTCCGGCGACGCGGTGGATGATCTCAAGTACATCTCCGGGCTGAGCACCATTCTCGTGGCCACCATCCAGGAGGTGAAGGACCAGGTCTCCCAGATGGAGTTCATCTTCTGCAGCCAGCTCTTCCCGCACATCCAGGCGAAGGTGAAGCTCTTCCAGGCGCGTCTCGCCGACGCGATGAAGACCAATGAGGATGAGTGGAGGAAGAGGGAGGCCAGCCTAGTGAGCCAGCTGGAGGAGCTGAGCAGCGGGAAGCGACAAGCGGAGGAGAGGCTGCTGCGGGTGGGGAACTCTCTTGAGGAGATGAAGGGGAAGCTTGTGGAGTCGGAGCGATTGGCTGCAAGGCATGAGGCTGAGAAGAAACAGCTTCTGGGGAGGTTGGAGGATGAGATGAGGAAAGGTGAGGTGGTTCGTCGGCTCCAGAGGGAGATTGAGGAGAAGGACGCTGAGGTGGCCAGGGAGCGAGAGGCACATCAACGGCTGCTGCAGCAGGTTGACCTGAAGGATAAGGATCTGCTTCTGGAGCAGAGTAAGCGAAGGGACTTGATTGAGGATTACACTCAGCTGAAGACGAACTACAAGAACTTGAAGTCCCAGTACACCTTTCTTCTTGGAAAGATTGGCCAGAATGAAGGCTCCAAGTCTCATGTAGACATCCCTTTAGATAAAAGAAACACTGGAAGTCCTCCAAGTAAGAGAAAGCTCAAAG ATTTGGAGCACACAAACAAGGAGAGCATCCAGGTTGTTTCCATGACAAGAGACCTGAAGAATGACTCTGCTCCAGGTGCCAAAGCCCAAGCTGCCCAGCATGCCAGTTCAGTCAGGAATCCATTCAGGAATACACGCCTTGCCCTGCCATCTGGCCCAACTATTCCACTGCCAAAAAAAGCTGCCAGCAATTCAAAATTAGAAGCTTTATCCAGCATTGCCAGCCCAAGTCTACACTGGAGAGAGACCCGTGCACGCAAAGAACCAGGCGTTGCTGATCCACATGATGATTTCCTTGATACACCTCTGGAGGCTCTGAGGAATCCTGCAACTCCAGAAGAAGCACAAGCTCTTGCCGCCTCTCCTCCTCAAGACATGGAATTCAACAATTCAGATGATGAAACTCAAGATATGAATAATGCAACTCAAGGCCTGAAGAACATTCCCAGCATGCCTGCTCCCAAGCAGCAAAGCACGATACAAGTACAGCCACCGAAGAAAGACTTCAAATACAGAGAATCG GGTCTACCAGCTTGCGATGTGAGCATCATGATGGTGTGTCCAGACATCGGTACAGGTATGCCCCACCTTTGA
- the LOC112890163 gene encoding putative pentatricopeptide repeat-containing protein At3g13770, mitochondrial, with product MLAARGLRRLAAAICLARRSASAVAALPAAGAARFHDYDAAVTECIERRALRVGRQVHARMVAAGYRPALYLATRLVIMYARCGALGDARNVLDGMPERNVVSWTAMISGYSQNERPAEALELFITMLRAGCEPNEFTLASVLTSCTGSQGIHQVKQVHAFAVKTNFELHMFVGSALLDMYAKSENVQEARRVFHMLPARDVVSYTAIISGYTHLGLDEEALDLFRQLYNEGMQCNQVTFTALLNALSGLASLDYGKQVHGLILRKELPFFMALQNSLIDMYSKCGKLLYSRRVFDNMPERSVVSWNAILMGYGRHGLAHEVAQLFRSMPEEVNPDSVTLLAVLSGYSHGGLVDEGLDMFDLIVKEQRTLLNIEHYGCVIDLLGRSGRLQKALNLIQKMPFEPTRAIWGSLLGACRVHVNIPVGELVARKLLDIEPENAGNYVILSNIYAAAGMWKDVFRVRKLMLKNTVIKEPGRSWMILDKVIHTFHSSERFHPRKEDINAKVKEIYVDIKAAGFVPDLSCVLHDVDDEQKERMLLGHSEKLAITFGLMSTPSGLPIRVMKNLRICVDCHNFAKVVSKVYGREISLRDRNRFHLITEGACTCGDYW from the exons ATGCTTGCCGCGCGCGGCCTCCGTCGTCTTGCGGCGGCGATATGCCTCGCACGTCGCTCTGCGTCGGCAGTGGCGGCGCTCCCGGCAGCCGGCGCCGCGCGGTTCCACGACTACGACGCCGCCGTCACGGAGTGCATCGAGAGGCGGGCGCTCCGGGTGGGGCGGCAGGTGCACGCGCgcatggtggcggcggggtacCGCCCGGCGCTGTACTTGGCGACGCGGCTGGTGATCATGTACGCGAGGTGCGGCGCGCTGGGGGACGCGCGGAACGTGCTCGACGGGATGCCCGAGCGAAATGTGGTCTCGTGGACGGCCATGATCTCGGGGTATTCTCAGAACGAACGGCCTGCCGAGGCCTTGGAGCTGTTCATCACAATGCTCAGAGCTG GATGCGAGCCTAACGAATTCACTTTAGCATCAGTCCTTACATCATGTACTGGTTCTCAAGGCATACATCAGGTCAAGCAAGTCCATGCTTTTGCCGTCAAAACAAATTTTGAGTTACACATGTTTGTAGGGAGTGCCCTTCTTGACATGTATGCCAAGTCAGAGAATGTCCAAGAAGCTCGGAGGGTGTTCCATATGCTTCCAGCAAGGGATGTTGTTTCCTATACCGCCATTATATCTGGTTACACCCATCTGGGCCTTGATGAGGAAGCCTTGGACTTGTTCAGGCAGTTGTACAATGAGGGGATGCAATGCAATCAAGTTACCTTCACAGCCCTTCTCAATGCACTGTCTGGCCTTGCTTCCCTCGATTATGGCAAGCAGGTTCATGGGCTAATACTTCGTAAAGAGTTGCCATTTTTCATGGCTTTACAGAATTCTTTGATTGATATGTACTCCAAATGTGGCAAGCTTTTATACTCACGAAGGGTATTTGACAACATGCCAGAGAGATCAGTCGTCAGCTGGAATGCGATACTTATGGGATATGGAAGGCATGGCTTAGCGCATGAAGTTGCTCAGCTTTTTAGATCTATGCCTGAAGAAGTAAATCCTGACAGTGTTACTCTGTTGGCTGTTTTGTCTGGCTATAGTCATGGTGGGCTTGTTGATGAGGGCCTTGATATGTTTGATCTTATAGTCAAAGAACAGAGAACACTCCTCAATATTGAACACTATGGGTGTGTTATTGATCTTCTTGGACGTTCTGGACGACTTCAAAAGGCACTAAATTTGATACAAAAGATGCCATTTGAACCAACTCGAGCAATTTGGGGTTCATTGCTTGGTGCGTGTAGAGTTCATGTTAATATTCCTGTTGGTGAGCTTGTCGCTCGGAAGCTTCTTGACATTGAACCAGAAAATGCTGGCAACTACGTGATCCTTTCTAATATCTATGCTGCTGCTGGGATGTGGAAAGATGTTTTCAGAGTGAGGAAGTTAATGTTGAAGAATACTGTGATAAAGGAACCAGGACGGAGCTGGATGATTCTTGACAAGGTTATTCATACCTTCCACTCTAGTGAGCGTTTCCACCCCAGGAAAGAAGACATAAATGCTAAGGTTAAGGAGATATACGTTGATATTAAAGCAGCTGGTTTTGTTCCTGACCTGAGCTGTGTACTTCATGATGTTGATGATGAGCAGAAAGAACGCATGCTTCTGGGCCACAGTGAGAAGCTAGCCATAACTTTTGGATTGATGAGTACTCCTTCAGGCTTGCCCATCCGGGTTATGAAGAATCTTCGCATATGTGTTGACTGCCACAATTTTGCAAAGGTTGTTTCGAAAGTTTATGGAAGAGAGATATCCCTCAGAGACAGAAATCGCTTTCATCTAATTACAGAAGGAGCTTGCACCTGTGGAGATTACTGGTGA